TAGCACATTGTTCAAATACGATATTGTTACCACCCATTTcactctttttttaaaatgaaaatcacagttttggaataatttaaCCTTCAGTTTCTCGTTTGATTCTGCAGAGACTGCTGGAACTTGGTTTCCCCAACAATATCTGCCAAAAGagctttttgttccttttctaaGGTCTTAAAGTCCATTGCCCTTatcttaccaaaagaaaaaaaaaagttcattgcCCTTAGCTCTTCCTGCATCGTACCACAGCAAACAAAGATGCCGAGTCTTAACTACAACCAAGTACAATCAATACAACGTCCTGGACCTGCACTTCAAGAATCCATTTTAGAACCAAGTTCAGCTGATAAACCAAACCAAATTAATAGAACTTCAAGTTACCTATATCTGTAATGATTTGGTTCATTAAAACCAAATGCAGACATTCTACATAGGTATTGCATGAACTACAAGTATCATGGTGATTGAGTATAACACATACTTGACAAAACCTATTGCCTTGATATTCACCTGGAACTCATTTGACTGGcttttcatttgttcaattCGCTGCTTCATCTGCAATAATAGGCGTTGCACTAGTACTGTCAGCGTTAATGAACAAGTGTTGATGAGCTGCAAATCATGATATTAGCTCCTAATGTTTAGTTGCCTCTTAACAACTTCGCTTCTAGTGATTAAAAATTAGACATCACAATCGTGCCAAAAGGCAAAATTAACACATAAAGATGGAAGCATAAGTACCAAATCAAAAGGCGAAATTAACATATAAAGATGGAAGCATAAGTACCAAATCAAAGCTAAAACCCCCCTTAGAGATATCAGTTTAGTCAATTGGGCATGTATTTTGAATCGAGCTGCTCCATGGCAGTTTTCTGCTAGATTTTAAAATTGAGATGGAACATGCTTCATTCAGGACAATGAGTTGTGGTGCTCTATTTTGTAGCACTTATCTCCCAAGATGAGCACTATAGTGCATATTATCACATATCTGCTCTAAGCTTTGACAATTagtgaaaatcattttaatCAAAGAAGTGAGATCAACACATTGTGAAATTTAGATATGGACTTAACTGCAGAATTCTCTGCAGCTAGCTTAGCTTTCATTCTTTTGGTCTCGTCAAGTTTTGCCGTCGCAGAATCCACACTGAAGATCAGTTCCTTGGTTGCTGCATTGTTCTGTCAGTTCAAGCATTAAATTTAAGTAACTACTCTGCTCAATGAACATAATTCTTCTGTTTTCAGTTTTTTGTCTGTAAGTACCACGTTGTCAGTAAGCAGGTGATTGGAAAGTTTGCCTCTTGCTGCAAAGGTGTCAGCATTAGCTATCAAAAGTAAACCGCAATGGAAGTTTTTGTAACACATAACCTCACAGTGCACAGTACGGGGAGCATGGCTCCTAACTGTATCTATTTGCTGGCGCTTACATGCAGGTGATAAGTTTTCCTGGTGCACATCCTGCCTTAAGTTGAAACATCAGATTGCGATGACCAGATGAAGCAACAAACAGCCCAACAACACTAAGGACTAGACTAGTAATATGGCTTTCATGATGGACACGATTGAGTTACTGACTACCTCTGCTTTACTAGGTACATTGACAGTGCTCCagcaaaaaataaggaaaggtTGACAGAGACTCAGCAGTTATTAAAGGGAATTGACGAACTTATCTCAATGATACATTTGTCAAACTAAACTCATAccaatggaaagaaaaatgaaaccattCTTGTTTTAATTCTATGGCCAAATGATGATCTATGCTGAAGAAATAGGTGTCATGCTGTTATAAAGCACAAGATCATGacgacataaaaataaaaactctaaaGAAGATTTCATGTATGCATTCACTGGCCTATAGTTCAAACTTGAAAAGGCTAAATACCCATACCTCCAGCAGcaaccttttcttcatcaaatgttTCCTTGACCTGCCAATATTTGGGTTAGCAAAGCACTGCTATGATCTAATAAGCTTATTACTAACCATTTGGCTGCAAGGTAATAGCCAAGCCAGACATAAGAGAATTCAAGGTGGTTAACAAACTCTTTCCTAGAGGGGAATcataatataattaatattagaGTTCCCTTTATTAATTCAGCCTTCAgtccacaaaataaaaaaattcagcctTTCGAAGATTAATATTGAGGATCTACAAGAGGGAAAATATTGAATGAAGCAATGGAAACCAAGATGTTTGTACGTGTTTGTGAGCACATGAATTTAAAAGTACATATATGGTAGGGGCACAACAAAGGATGATCCTCCCagatcaaatttaaaatctgaAGGTAACAGCAAGTCCAACAGTagaataaacaaaaaggagTACCAAGTCACACACTTTTGTGTCTAGGCTTGGTTTGTGGTGGTTGAGCCATCCCTAAAAGAACAGGATAAACGACTGTGAGCTTGGTGGACATCCTAAAGTTGAAGGTCAAAACTTGAGAAATCTTACTTGTAGCTGCTGGAATTTGACATCTAACCTTGGCATGGTAAATGCTGAAAGTCCAAGGAATTCAGTGAAGAGTTGAAAAACACCATCTTTTTGAGTTCGAGGACACAACAAAATTAGATAGTTGAAAACAGGCCAGTAACCTTTACTCAACTAGTTTGGCCGATAAGCTTACTCTTTCTTGGTGGACTAGCTCCAAAGTCTGCACAGAACTCCAACAAATGTTCATGGTAAGATAAAATTACCCCAAGTTTTCTTTATTAAGCTTAATCAATCATGTGGACAGCCTCACACTCCAGCATATATATCATCGTCCACCATTTCAGATCCAATTTAATCTCGTTAAATATAAGTAATAAACCCAAGGTTGCATGGTACAGAAATCTAACACAGTTGACTctaaaagtgccaaaatcaaaattaCATGTGCTCTGCCAGATCTACATGgacaaacttgaaaatcaacacagaaatgattgaaaaattacCTATCTCCACGCATTTGGATAATTCCTATTCGAGTATTAGCTGCTTTGACAGCCAACTATCAAAGCAAATAGCACTTTAGCACATGAAATTTGTCTCCAGGGAAACTCTCAAAAGGGTCCAGGAAAAAGATATTTATGCATTTAATTGCTGGTCTGTTTGCCTTTAAGGATTTCCGCTCATATCAGATAAGCATCTATGTCTGGTAAATTGAATGGCAAATTTGAAACCTTTCCAATTTCATCTCCATCCTCACTTTCTCCTACTGATCCAAATCTAAAATTCATGTTGACAGTAGAGCTCTGCTCAACATTCAAAGCTATGTACTAGCCATCCAAAGCAGCCCAACTGTAATCTTGAAACTATTCTCTGTAAGCCATATATCAACCTGTGGTGATACATTAGTTTCTAATACAATGTCTAACTCTTCAGAATTATTTTGAGATGTATGATCGTCTCCATTCCCACAACATATTACAGTGCTTTTATGCACTAACCTGATTATCAGAAAAGCCATAGCACAAAAAATAATCGATGCAAACAATAGAGTTCAATGCTTCTCTTTATCTGGTATCTTTCTATCTCGGAGTGGACTAAGCCATGAACCTTAAGTCATGGATTTTCTTTAAGATATCACAAAGCTAGCAGCTTGAacaaattattcacatcaataCAAGCAAAAGAACAATCACCTAATAGAGAGACATATATTTGAGGAAGGATGCGGCATACTATTTCTGCTGAATCGGATGCTTAGTCGAGTTTCAACAAGATAAAGGTCCAAAAGATTTTTCCAGGTTCTACACATCTCAGCATAAGATTTATCTCTGGAGTTAATGAGTAAGGCAAGTAGAATAGTATCTCATCACAGGATGACTGTGAAGGACAGATATCACAGTTCAGCATATTGCATATAAGGCTGAAGATCACTTCCTTCTTCAGAACCCAACAGGTGATCatgttcttcttttcctcttttggtGAAGTTCATCTAACGCGTCactattaattaaattacaCATACTTAAATAAGGAGGAGCTCTACCTGTGTCAGTGTGCAACAATCAGATTCCAAAGAAGCGACCTTTCTCTGTCTGACCAATATCTGAAAGGATATTTGACCTTTTGCAATCATCATCTGCTCTGTCTCTTCTTTAAGTTTCTGAATTTCGGATTTTGCTGGACAAACAAtgttttaaaaaagagaaggaagttAAGTActgtaagaaaaggaaaagattgttTGCTTTTAATAATTCTATACAGTAGCTTGCACAACAAAATTACCCGAAGCAATCACGATTGAAACATGAGGATCAAAAGATTTTGGCAAGCAAACAATAACTAGCATGAATTAGTAGGGTAAATACTTTCCAGGAGATATAGAAGAAGAGTAAAGCTTAAATTCAAATAGTAACTGTAATTAGCACACACGAGGTGAAGAAGAATCACGCAGCTCTCAAATCCCTACGATAAGCAAATGAAGATTCTCACGAAAGTTACCTCACACCCTAGAACAAGGTCCACATATCCCATCAACTGACAGGGAGGGAGAACAAACACTGACTTAGGGTTGGAAAGATGCTCTCTGAAACAACCAGAAATGTCAACTATGCGCATCAAACATTGGGTTTGCTCGTGTACAAATAGACCTAGCAAGCATGCGCCTCTTTGATTAAACGTCATTCGGCTACAACTCCACTAATAAAGCATCATCATGATTCAACTTAACACTATCTTCATCCTTTATGTAAATTCAAAATGATGATCAACAATATATTGATATAAGACTGACATTTAGTGTAATTAGTACTAGCCAGGAACAACTCATATTGAGAGTTAAAATAATGTAAgcttaactaaaaataaaatattcactcATGAAAAGCTTTGCATGAATATTCTGGCTTGAATTTAAATATCCAATGCTAATATAACCAATGAGTTTAGTGAATCCATTACATACTAGACTGAACTCTTGCAGAAACTAATCGCCATTTTTAGTATGTAAGCCACAGGTAGATAAGCACCAGTAAAAACAGTTGTCATCTATAACCGATAGTATTATTAAGAAAGATCATAGTCATTGGTGGATCCATTAGGAAACAGGAAAGATACCGTAAGCGAAGCTAAACATTCACCTTGAAGACAAACAGAGGGGTAATACATATGTTCACAGATACACCTATCACGTGCTCATCTGTGTGAGAGAAGAAGTAGtgaataagagagagagaaaccaaaCCAGAAGTGAGGTCGCTTTCCAGAGATCGAATGGTAGTAATCTGCATCTGCTCTTCGACCGAGATCTTGGCCGCCTGATCCTCCACATCTTTCAATTCACAATTGCCAGTCAGCAACATTTTTCCACAGAGGTATACATGTTTTACTTCGAGAGAATGACAGGTAGAGATGTACCGTTCATTTGAGATCGCAGAGTCTTCATGCACTGCAAGTATTCCTCCATCTTCAAACTGTACATACACATTCATATCACTTGCCACGCCATGTACATAAGCAGAAAGTCATCAAACAAAGGTCCTTTTCCCTAAAAACTTCTGTGCGGCAATACTGTGTTGTGAAACTCAAATCCAGCGAAAGCAAGAGCTTAAATTCCCGATTATGAAGTAGCATCTCCAACTCCTTCGTCAACGGAGCCCTGAGCTAAGACAGACCGAGTAAGAACTGGACATTCGTTAAAGCCCTCCGTATTAGGCGACATTGACAAGGAGAAGCTCTAGTGCAGCGACGAACGCAACCACTAATCACGCAACAAGATCACAGGAACGCGTCCCTCAGCCGTAACCGCTAGATGACCGAACGAAGCGCGCTCGAGTGCTCGAAAGAGACGGAGCTAAGTACAGAGAATCGCTAGCGATGGAGGTGACGCGAGCTCGTGATGGTGGCGGCCGAGAGCTCGACGTCGCCGACGATCGCGCTGAATCGGCGCCGGCGACGGTGTCGTGAGCTCGTGATGGCGGCGATCCCTAGACGACGAAGAGCTAGAGACGCAcctgacgagagagagagagagagagagagacgaccgAGCGGTTTGGCTTCGGCGACACGGCGAtcggagagggggagagagagagagagagagagaggtggaggCGAGTGGGGAGTGGAGGTGGAGCGGAGGATGGGAGGATCGGACGTCAGGAACTTGATTAACATTGGGCGCCAAAGAGCCGCCGATTTCCAACCCGCCGGAACGGAaagcaggaaaaaaaatgaattttaaaaaaagaagaagattgaaaCGACGCTAATACCCTTCACTAAATTGACGTGCCcagcttttttttaaaaaaaaaacggggACTTTTACTTGCACAGTCGAATATTCACTTAACTTTGATCCTTTGGGTCCTTTTCCTCAGGAGTTAAAAATGCTGGAAAGGAACGATTGGGATCCATGATCCCTGAGTTAGACCAAGAATTCTATACTTACCATCAAATGTTTGATTTAAGAAAACAGCTCATTTTGAACAAGTTTCTTTCATCTCTGCCTCCTTATCGTAATCCTAGTGAGagcaaagcttttttttttggtatgggGAGGGGGATATAATGAAAGAGGCAaaggtccaaaaaaaaaaagaaaagaaagagacatGAACTACGAAATTTTGACGTTTCTTGGAAAGAGGCAACTTCTAAAATTTCTGAGGATTGGTCTTACATAACTAGTAGATTTCCTGATAGAACGCGTCCTTCCTAAGGGTGAGCATCgatccagggtcaaccctggatTGATCTTAGACCGGCTCAACCCTACTGATCCTAGTCCGGTTTTCAGGGAGATTGGGTCGGTCATTGGTCATAGAATTCTTGGACCAGCACTGTGCGGATTGATTCTCAGTCTTGAGAGTTTCGGATCGGTCCAACTCGGACCAACCccgactatatatataatattacttataatttttttatatagaaaaactttcaaataaacagtgtcaataataataaacaGCTTTTTAgggaggagttcaagtaattttacattattctttaataacttagatttttaatatcttttacaacgtcaatagttataatttatgaaggaggaaaatgtttttgtgaggagttctCATGGCGTCCAAAAATGCATAAACAGCTCATTATGTCATCATTctctagtattcgttctcttacatcttatttgtcttcttagtcttcaatttgtcaaaatcgaaagaaataactttttgcTCACCACTTGACACTCACCTCACTTGCTTTAAGTCACTCATGCCGCTCGCCGCTCAATGCTCGCTAGGCTTGTTGCTTCCCGTTGGACATTTGATACTCATTTTGTTCGATGCTCACCCTACTTGACCttcaccgcttgcctttcttagctgacctcactCATtatcaaacccattgggtcggtatgGTCCTCGATTGCccttttaaaaagtacaaaaaatgaaataaaaaattattagtttatCCTAGGTTGATCCTGAAATCGGACCCATTAAGTCAATTCGGTCCTCATtcacttttttaaggagtacaaaaatgaaataaaaaattattggttggtcttgGATTGATCTTGAAACCAGACTGAACCCATTATGTTAGTTTGgtcctcaatcgcttttttaaggagtacaaaaaatgtaataaaaaattatcgattgatcCTAAATTGACTTTGGAATAGgattgaacccattgggtcagtccaGTCCTcgatcccaagctcaatagggtcgatcctcggtcccaaaaattgaggactggTACTGTGCGgattggtcctagggttagggggcaGATtggcccaacccggaccatgctcacccctagtcctTCCTATGGCCGCGATATCAACACATTGATTTGCTCATTTGAATATGTGCTCCATCGAGGAAAGCTCTTGAGGAGAGCCCTTGAATTTAAGCTCTATAATAGATTTGGAGTTAAAAcaccttttttaaaaaatgaccaTTGACTTACAAAGGTGAAAGAATGATAATTATTTTCGTCATGCATAGatatgtttagacataaattatcaTAAGACTTCCTATATTTTAAAAGAGAACGTTGTCTTCAATGAGCTTAGGGACTTCTAGTGGATACGAATAGGAAGGCCATTTGGGCTTCATTTCTTGAGTCTTAAAGCCTCATATGGGAATCCTTACCACATACCTTTTTATGGAAGTGATAACTATAAATTATTTTGGTCAAGACAGAAAATCAACAAgtatatttgttttttcaataatatgttgttggaaattaatccaaagaaaacacaaactgtttgttacaatcagaacatgaaattggaggcGGGGTACGaatatccgaatctccttaaggcaattagttcTTGCCAATGGTGCTTCGCatattcacgaactatgcctcccaagatacaacacctcgaacctgtttggattagcactatgcaaacaggactcagttgaaccgttcaattgaaccagcacactcagaaaaatcagaagagtagaaaagtgtatcagagcctttttggaatcgagtcggaaaaaccaaaaaccataaTGAAGCTATATGCTCCCATATATTTATagatatttttagttcatgtacagaagagatacatgaattaaatagacgcatgtatccacgaaattcatgaatcaagagatacatgaattcaagagattcacgaatccagagatacgtgaattcaagagattcatgaactcaataaatacatgaatctaggaaattcatgaattcaatagatatgtGAACggaaaattttaagaaattcatgaatccaaaagagatacgtgaatagaaaagacatattttaatttattggtattcgttgatccattaaccataattataatcataattataacaatcccccacattaatggatcaataaaatatttttgactcgaaggaatctgagcatACCTGTTGAAATACACTGCATCAAAATAGGTAGCTTTCGccttgaaccttctttagtgaaagcctatcggacttacttaactagtcgatggactaagccttgaatcgccagttgtttgtgtaagcctagacaataaacctcacacggagtatttccaattcaagattggttctcggttgtgttcATTCTTTTGGCCCTGAATCTCTCGGGATTcatgcgtgctttagaaaatctagcctttaaagattttcatagagtcggccaactccacgcatataggtgcattcctattaaagatatcctaccatatctcacttggatgttatattccaagttataggaatcattaaacacATAGCGTACTCTTAATAACGCTATAGGAAAAcactgttgcatcataggaatggtagacagtgcttacactagagtttc
The window above is part of the Eucalyptus grandis isolate ANBG69807.140 chromosome 6, ASM1654582v1, whole genome shotgun sequence genome. Proteins encoded here:
- the LOC120286434 gene encoding uncharacterized protein LOC120286434 isoform X1; this encodes MCYKNFHCGLLLIANADTFAARGKLSNHLLTDNVNNAATKELIFSVDSATAKLDETKRMKAKLAAENSAMKQRIEQMKSQSNEFQGISQLLKCACRQEYKIELDGCI
- the LOC120286434 gene encoding uncharacterized protein LOC120286434 isoform X2 codes for the protein MCYKNFHCGLLLIANADTFAARGKLSNHLLTDNVNNAATKELIFSVDSATAKLDETKRMKAKLAAENSAMKQRIEQMKSQSNEFQVQDVVLIVLGCS